The proteins below are encoded in one region of Ricinus communis isolate WT05 ecotype wild-type chromosome 6, ASM1957865v1, whole genome shotgun sequence:
- the LOC125370276 gene encoding uncharacterized protein LOC125370276 gives MAASGSQIKLDCEESVWEKFQRAYQRNRMKNQQLFLCLRAVEQQGIFFVITILGSLISVKDPSQEASPFKKHEVIMTTFVVALVSYGITLSIEVKLKAFGSKYHTIFGDIRLLASSLAVVLLVIIIFPKFGWLLFGFWSCLFMWVAWNTFQLLYQLFPQRFGTQKNLAGHVEKSSLHSPGSTSKSSVDNDDNAEAAEGVVMIRVLDASAQNSAVDNLRK, from the exons ATGGCTGCATCTGGGTCTCAGATAAAATTAGATTGTGAAGAAAGTGTATGGGAAAAGTTTCAAAGAGCTTATCAACGGAATCGCATGAAAAACCAGCAACTCTTCTTATGCTTAAG GGCAGTAGAACAACAAGGAATATTCTTTGTGATTACAATATTGGGTTCTCTTATCTCAGTGAAAGATCCATCTCAGGAAGCCTCTCCATTCAAGAAACATGAGGTCATTATGACCACCTTCGTGGTTGCACTGGTAAGCTATGGCATTACATTATCTATTGAAGTTAAACTCAAAGCTTTTGGATCAAAATACCATACAATTTTTGGCGACATCCGCCTTTTAGCCAGCTCCCTTGCTGTAGTTTTACTTGTAATTATCATTTTTCCCAAGTTTGGATGGCTACTTTTCGGCTTTTGGAGCTGTTTATTTATGTGGGTAGCATGGAACACATTTCAACTATTGTACCAATTGTTTCCCCAAAGATTTGGTACCCAAAAGAATCTAGCTGGACACGTGGAAAAATCAAGTCTTCACTCTCCTGG ATCAACCAGCAAATCAAGTGTGGATAATGATGACAACGCAGAAGCTGCTGAAGGTGTTGTTatgattagggttttagaTGCATCAGCACAGAACTCAGCTGTAGACAACTTGAGGAAATAG